A genome region from Methylobacterium sp. FF17 includes the following:
- a CDS encoding phage tail terminator protein gives MMVAQIIQRLQGAPSSPFALVEGAAQLASLGTGAPNATPAAYVYVTEEAASENERMNGPPLQRMEIDVTVLLVVENVSDGQGAAAAADVEAVKSFARAALLGWQPPAADDVITIVGGRLVRAKDGLVWWELMFAAATYLEGTA, from the coding sequence ATGATGGTCGCGCAGATCATCCAGCGCCTCCAGGGGGCGCCCAGCTCGCCCTTCGCCCTGGTCGAGGGGGCGGCACAGCTCGCCTCGCTTGGAACCGGCGCGCCCAACGCGACACCGGCGGCCTACGTCTACGTCACCGAGGAAGCGGCGTCCGAGAACGAGCGGATGAACGGCCCCCCGCTTCAGCGGATGGAGATCGACGTCACGGTCCTGCTGGTCGTGGAGAACGTCTCGGACGGCCAGGGCGCGGCGGCGGCAGCCGACGTCGAGGCGGTCAAGAGCTTTGCACGCGCGGCCTTGCTCGGCTGGCAGCCGCCGGCGGCCGACGACGTCATCACCATCGTCGGCGGCCGCCTCGTGCGGGCGAAGGACGGGCTCGTGTGGTGGGAGCTGATGTTTGCCGCCGCCACCTACCTGGA
- a CDS encoding phage virion morphogenesis protein, producing the protein MSGTSIRIEVSDAEIAAGIQRLADTGRDMRPAFEDIGGALLFSTQNRFQAQSGPDGQAWAPFAPSTRKRMPESRRPGVLLRDRGRLYASLTFAADSGAVEVGTNVVYAGIHQFGGDIVRPERQASATFIVASQGAATAKDGRRVGSRLRFARASTRAKSKHTKAFTVPAHSIRIPARPYLGISDADKVEILAILADHVADTSPADGAP; encoded by the coding sequence ATGTCGGGCACCAGCATCCGCATCGAGGTCTCGGACGCCGAGATCGCAGCCGGCATCCAGCGCCTGGCCGACACCGGCCGCGACATGCGTCCCGCGTTCGAGGACATCGGCGGGGCCCTGCTGTTCTCGACGCAGAACCGGTTCCAGGCTCAGTCCGGGCCGGACGGGCAGGCGTGGGCGCCCTTCGCCCCGTCGACCCGCAAGCGCATGCCGGAGAGCCGGCGACCAGGCGTGCTGCTGCGCGATCGCGGGCGCCTCTATGCCAGCCTGACCTTCGCCGCCGACAGCGGCGCCGTCGAGGTCGGCACCAACGTGGTCTATGCCGGCATCCATCAGTTCGGCGGCGATATCGTTCGGCCCGAGCGCCAGGCAAGCGCCACCTTCATCGTGGCGAGCCAGGGCGCGGCGACCGCCAAGGATGGCCGGCGCGTCGGGTCGCGCCTGCGCTTCGCTCGGGCCAGCACGCGGGCCAAGTCGAAGCACACCAAGGCCTTCACCGTTCCGGCGCACTCCATCCGCATCCCGGCGCGCCCCTATCTCGGCATCAGCGACGCCGACAAAGTCGAGATCCTCGCGATCCTGGCTGATCACGTCGCCGACACCAGCCCGGCGGATGGCGCGCCATGA
- a CDS encoding gp436 family protein, with protein sequence MTYAQKSDLIERFGETELVQLTDRTNKPASVINDVTVARALGDATSMIDGYVSKVYALPLASVPEHLVKLTADVARYYLHGKAADKDSPVTRAYSEAVTWLKDVALGRVKLDDGGVTPPAAEGSAGRVTGSRPVFTRDSLRGF encoded by the coding sequence ATGACCTACGCCCAGAAGTCCGACCTCATCGAGCGCTTCGGCGAAACCGAGCTGGTGCAGCTCACGGATCGCACGAACAAGCCCGCCAGCGTCATCAACGACGTCACCGTGGCGCGGGCGCTCGGCGACGCCACCAGCATGATCGATGGCTACGTGTCGAAGGTCTATGCCCTGCCGCTCGCCAGCGTGCCGGAGCACCTGGTGAAGCTGACGGCCGACGTCGCCCGGTACTATCTGCACGGCAAGGCGGCCGACAAGGATAGCCCCGTGACACGCGCCTACAGCGAGGCGGTGACCTGGCTGAAGGACGTCGCTCTCGGACGCGTGAAGCTCGATGATGGCGGCGTGACGCCGCCGGCGGCCGAGGGCTCGGCCGGTCGCGTTACTGGCTCCCGGCCCGTCTTCACCCGCGACAGCCTGCGGGGCTTCTGA
- a CDS encoding HI1506-related protein has product MAKASRQITETAPKPGAARSVADTGTAGAASSVSGEAAGGAASEVSAAAIAAAQGGAMPALNHDASEAAAAELLAGRPEAAARAAEDVAGSALRAPGVGSGPASEPLADAMRTGDVADRVVFSELAANRQQLGDAPAGDVETEVGLAAGIPPNIMTRDGSFGSAEGRHRREDVGRVVDPKLLLRADPELLRHDIAAQRDTARDLAMVAITGAKLAAPLPGTAEGTDALLAEGFDLVVVSRQDGFRRAGVAHPAVPTLRRTRDFSPAEMEALSAEPMLIIRAFP; this is encoded by the coding sequence ATGGCGAAGGCCAGCAGACAGATCACGGAAACCGCCCCGAAGCCCGGCGCCGCCAGGTCGGTGGCGGATACGGGGACGGCGGGCGCCGCGTCGTCCGTCTCCGGGGAGGCGGCCGGCGGTGCCGCCTCCGAAGTTTCGGCCGCTGCTATCGCGGCCGCGCAGGGTGGCGCTATGCCGGCCCTCAACCACGATGCGTCCGAGGCCGCCGCCGCCGAACTGCTGGCCGGTCGCCCCGAGGCGGCCGCGCGTGCGGCCGAGGACGTCGCGGGCTCGGCGCTCCGCGCGCCCGGCGTGGGCAGCGGCCCCGCCTCCGAGCCCTTGGCCGATGCGATGCGCACCGGAGACGTTGCCGATCGTGTCGTGTTCTCGGAGCTTGCTGCAAACCGGCAGCAGCTCGGCGACGCGCCCGCCGGCGATGTCGAGACCGAGGTAGGCCTAGCCGCCGGCATCCCGCCGAACATCATGACCCGTGATGGGTCGTTCGGCTCAGCCGAGGGTCGCCACCGCCGGGAAGACGTCGGCCGCGTCGTCGATCCCAAGCTACTGCTCCGGGCCGATCCCGAGCTGCTGCGCCACGACATCGCGGCCCAGCGCGACACCGCCCGCGATCTCGCCATGGTCGCCATCACCGGCGCAAAGCTGGCCGCGCCCCTGCCGGGCACGGCCGAGGGCACGGACGCGCTCCTGGCGGAGGGCTTCGATCTCGTGGTGGTCTCCCGCCAGGACGGGTTCCGCCGGGCCGGTGTGGCGCACCCGGCCGTGCCGACGCTCCGGCGCACCCGGGATTTCTCACCCGCCGAGATGGAGGCGCTGTCGGCGGAGCCGATGCTAATCATCCGGGCCTTCCCGTGA
- a CDS encoding Mu-like prophage major head subunit gpT family protein, with protein sequence MIINNANLRTLYTGFSTAFQNAFDGVRPLYTRAALTVPSSTRSNEYGWLGQFPRIREWIGDRVVQNLETHGYTIRNRSFESTIGVSRDDLDDDNLGIYGPIFSEFGRQSATFPDELVWALLAAGFTTLCFDGQFFFDIDHPVLDANGVPVSVANTDGGTGAPWFLIDASRAIKPIIFQSRRPFTLTRMDAPTDEVVFNRKEYRYGTDGRCNVGFGFWQLAWGSRQALDAAHYEAARVGLATMKADYGRPLGISGNLLICGPAQEGAARKLLNSEYGPGGETNQWKGTAELLVVPWLA encoded by the coding sequence ATGATCATCAACAACGCGAACCTGCGCACGCTCTACACCGGCTTTTCAACGGCGTTTCAAAACGCCTTCGACGGGGTGCGGCCGCTCTATACCCGAGCGGCCCTGACGGTGCCGTCCTCGACCCGCTCGAACGAGTACGGCTGGCTCGGGCAGTTCCCGCGCATCCGGGAGTGGATCGGCGATCGCGTCGTCCAGAACCTGGAGACCCACGGCTACACGATCCGCAACCGGTCCTTCGAGAGCACGATCGGCGTCAGCCGCGATGACCTCGATGACGACAACCTCGGGATCTACGGGCCGATCTTCTCCGAGTTCGGCCGCCAGTCCGCGACCTTCCCCGACGAGCTGGTCTGGGCGCTCCTGGCAGCGGGCTTCACCACCCTGTGCTTCGACGGTCAGTTCTTCTTCGACATCGATCATCCCGTGCTCGATGCCAACGGCGTGCCGGTGTCGGTCGCGAACACCGATGGCGGCACGGGCGCGCCGTGGTTCCTGATCGACGCATCGCGGGCGATCAAGCCGATCATCTTCCAGAGCCGCCGGCCCTTCACGCTGACCCGCATGGATGCGCCGACCGACGAAGTCGTCTTCAACCGGAAGGAATACCGGTACGGCACGGATGGGCGGTGCAACGTCGGCTTCGGGTTCTGGCAGCTCGCCTGGGGCTCCAGGCAGGCTCTGGACGCTGCCCACTATGAAGCGGCCCGCGTCGGCCTCGCGACGATGAAGGCGGACTACGGCCGACCCCTGGGGATCTCCGGCAACCTGCTGATCTGCGGGCCAGCCCAGGAAGGCGCCGCCCGCAAGCTCCTGAACAGCGAGTACGGGCCCGGCGGCGAGACCAACCAGTGGAAGGGCACCGCCGAGCTGCTGGTCGTTCCCTGGCTCGCCTGA